CGCGGCACGGGTGGCGACCGCCTTGCCGGTCTCGAAGACCGGGAGCTTCTCCTCCCAGCCGGCCGGGAGTTCGCCCGCGCGGATGCGGTCGAACTCGGCGGCGCGCTCCGGGTTGGCGGCACGCCACTCGGCGAACGTCTTCTCCCACTCCTCACGGTCGGAGCGCCCGCGGTCGAGGGCCCGGCGGGTGTGCCGGATGACCTCGTCGGAGACCTCGAAGGTCTTCTCCGGGTCGAAGCCGAGGACCCGCTTGGTGGCCGCCACCTCGTCGTCGCCCAGCGCCGCGCCGTGCGCGGCCTCGGTGTTCTGGGCGTTCGGGGCCGGCCAGGCGATGATCGAGCGGACGGCGATGAAGGAGGGACGCTCGCTCTCCTCCTTGGCCGCCTTCAGCGCCTCGTACAGACCGACCGGGTCCAGGTCGCCGCTCGGCAGCGGGGCCACGCGCTGGACGTGCCAGCCGTACGCCTCGTACCGCTTCAGGGTGTCCTCGGAGACCGCGGTCTCCGTGTCGCCCTCGATGGAGATGTGGTTGTCGTCCCAGAGCAGCACCAGGTTGCCGAGCTTCTGGTGGCCGGCCAGCGAGGACGCCTCGTGGGAGATGCCCTCCTGGAGGCAGCCGTCGCCGGCGACGGCCCAGACGGTGTGGTCGAACGGAGAAGTGCCGGGAGCGGCGTCCGGGTCGAACAGGCCGCGCTCGTAGCGGGCGGCCATGGCCATGCCGACGGCGTTGGCGACGCCCTGGCCCAGCGGGCCGGTCGTGGTCTCGACGCCCACGGTGTGGCCGTACTCGGGGTGGCCCGGGGTCTTGGAGTCCCACGTGCGGAAGGACTTGAGGTCGTCGAGCTCCAGGCCGTACCCGGCGAGGTAGAGCTGGATGTAGAGCGTCAGGCTGGAGTGACCTGCGGAGAGCACGAACCGGTCGCGGCCGGTCCAGTCCGTGTCGGCGGGGTCGTGGCGCATCAGCTTCTGGAAGAGGACGTACGCCGCGGGGGCCAGGCTCATCGCCGTACCGGGATGGCCGTTGCCGACCTTCTGTACGGCGTCAGCGGCGAGGACACGTACGGTGTCCACGGCCCGCTGGTCCAATGCGGTCCACTCGAGGTCTGTAGTGGTCGGCTTGGTGCTCACCCTGGGTCAGGGCTCCTCTCCACATGTTCGGGTCCCGGTGACTGAGGCGTTTACCGGGCGCTGTCGAGCCTACCCTCGCAGCAACGTGCATCCTTTCGAGTGCACGTCTCTCCAATCGGACACATCAACCAGCCTGCGGGTACCGGCCCGACTTCGCCTGTTGTCGGTGCTTGACTCCGGTGAGTACGGACGGCGCCGCCGCAGCGCTCAACACGACCCACCCCCGCGAAGATCGGCATGGGGCCAACGTCTAGAGTGGCGTGGTACGCGCAAGCCTTCACCGGGCATTCACGCCTCCATGACCCTCCGGGTACGAGGGATGCCCCCGCGAAGCTTGCTGGGAATTTCTCTGTCAGGGGTGTGCGTGACGGCCGTCGAGTCCCGACCCGCCGGGGTCGTCTTGACTCCCAGCCCGGGGGGCCATCGGCCGTTCGGGGCCCGCGTCAAGGCATTCGTGGCGCTGACCAAGCCGCGGATCATCGAGCTGCTTCTCATCACCACCGTACCGGTGATGTTCCTGGCCGCGCAGGGCGTGCCGGACCTCTGGCTCGTGATCGCCACGTGCGTCGGCGGATACCTCTCCGCGGGCGGTGCCAACGCGCTCAACATGTACATCGACCGCGACATCGACGCCCTGATGGACCGCACCGCGCAGCGCCCGCTGGTCACCGGCATGGTGTCGCCGCGAGAGGGCCTGGTCTTCGGCATGACCCTGGCCGTGGTCTCCACGCTCTGGTTCGGACTTCTCGTCAACTGGCTGTCGGCGGCCCTGGCGCTCGGCGCGCTCCT
The genomic region above belongs to Streptomyces marianii and contains:
- the tkt gene encoding transketolase, whose translation is MSTKPTTTDLEWTALDQRAVDTVRVLAADAVQKVGNGHPGTAMSLAPAAYVLFQKLMRHDPADTDWTGRDRFVLSAGHSSLTLYIQLYLAGYGLELDDLKSFRTWDSKTPGHPEYGHTVGVETTTGPLGQGVANAVGMAMAARYERGLFDPDAAPGTSPFDHTVWAVAGDGCLQEGISHEASSLAGHQKLGNLVLLWDDNHISIEGDTETAVSEDTLKRYEAYGWHVQRVAPLPSGDLDPVGLYEALKAAKEESERPSFIAVRSIIAWPAPNAQNTEAAHGAALGDDEVAATKRVLGFDPEKTFEVSDEVIRHTRRALDRGRSDREEWEKTFAEWRAANPERAAEFDRIRAGELPAGWEEKLPVFETGKAVATRAASGKVLQALGAVVPELWGGSADLAGSNNTTIDKTSSFLPRGNPLPEADPYGRTVHFGIREHAMAAIMNGITLHGNTRVYGGTFLVFSDYMRNAVRLSALMHLPVTYVWTHDSIGLGEDGPTHQPVEHLASLRAIPGLSIVRPADANETAIAWREILRRWTKEFRVGTPHGLALTRQGVPTYEPNEDAAKGGYVMFEAEGPGGESTEPQAVLIATGSEVHLAVEAREQLQAEGIATRVVSMPSVEWFDQQDQAYRDSVLPPSVKARVAVEAGVGLTWHRFVGDAGRIVSLEHFGASADGKVLFREFGFTPEAVAAAARAALDSTTGIAATAR